One part of the Muntiacus reevesi chromosome 20, mMunRee1.1, whole genome shotgun sequence genome encodes these proteins:
- the MED20 gene encoding mediator of RNA polymerase II transcription subunit 20: MGVTCVSQMPVAEGKSVQQTVELLTRKLEMLGAEKQGTFCVDCETYHTAASTLGSQGQTGKLMYVMHNSEYPLSCFALFENGPCLVADTNFDVLMVKLKGFFQSAKASKIETRGTRYQYCDFLVKVGTVTMGPSARGISVEVEYGPCVVASDCWSLLLEFLQSFLGSHTPGAPAVFGNRHDAVYSPADTMVQYMELFNKIRKQQQVIEMRKPNQ, encoded by the exons ATGGGAGTGACTTG TGTGTCCCAGATGCCCGTGGCTGAGGGCAAGAGTGTCCAGCAGACTGTGGAGCTCCTCACCCGGAAATTGGAGATGCTTGGAGCAGAGAAGCAAGGAACATTTTGTGTGGACTGTGAGACCTACCACACAGCTGCCTCTACCCTGGGCAGCCAAG GTCAGACCGGGAAGCTGATGTATGTGATGCACAATTCCGAGTACCCTTTGAGCTGCTTCGCCCTCTTTGAGAATGGCCCTTGCCTGGTTGCTGACACCAACTTTGACGTGCTCATGGTGAAACTCAAGGGCTTTTTCCAGAGTGCCAAGGCCAGCAAGATCGAGACCCGGGGCACCCGTTACCAGTACTGTGACTTCCTAGTGAAGGTGGGCACGGTCACAATGGGGCCCAGTGCCCGAGGCATCTCCGTGGAG GTGGAGTATGGCCCCTGTGTGGTAGCTAGCGACTGCTGGAGCCTGTTGCTGGAGTTCCTGCAGAGCTTTCTAGGCAGCCACACCCCAGGGGCACCCGCAGTGTTTGGGAACAGACATGATGCGGTCTACAGCCCAGCGGACACCATGGTCCAGTACATGGAACTCTTCAACAAGATCCGCAAGCAGCAGCAG